AGTTCATACAATAGACAAACTCATAGGACAGTTCCCCATTTATTTAGCGAACCTCAGGGCTTGTTAATTTTTATGCTATGCAGACATCCTATGACCTTCCTAAGAAGCTAAGATATGAATCTTGAGTGATGTGATACTATGGTCTTTGCCAAACCTCTTGGCATTGAGGTCTATTAAAGTTTAACCATGCAATGCAATTGAAAGTAAACATCTTATTATACTATGAAGCCTTGTTGTGATCAAGTCTAGTGGTACATCATTTGAAGGGTTTTTTGTCCCTCCTACACCGTGATAACTACCACAAGCTAGTGGCCTAGTGCACTCTCCAATGAAACATGCATAGCCATTGTACCAACAACCTCATATAGTCTGCTGTTCAACAAACTCCATCATCTCATAACAATTCCTAATTATGGTTGGAACATTACTTGACCTCAGATTTTGCAACCTTAAACCCATTGGAAAAAATGAATGGGAACCTAAATCACCAAGCTACAATAGCCAATGCGTTTTATCTTGGTTCTAACCCTAGTTCTGTGTCCGTCTAGCAGCTGCAGACTAATCTATGAAGCCAGCTACTGATCCTTGGTACGATGAATCCAAACTATCCTTGGCAATTTGTGCAGGACAAGAAAATTATCTGTTGATATTCTTTttttcccccaaatttcttcaCTAACTGATGTAGTTTCATAACCATACAAATTTAACCATATTTTTCATATAAAGAAATGATAAACCATAATTGAGTAGACAAATTCTGCTATCTAAAGGACAATACTAAGAAGCCAAATATTTCTTTACCTTCCATGTTATAACCTATTATTCCATTTTGTTTAACAAACTTAATACGATCATGTTTTAAACAGTGACCAAGACTGACATTTTATAGAACGAGTTGAAAATTGAGGAAGACCACTGGATGCATAAGAACACAAATCCTTTTGCTTATCCCAGAATCCAGATGAATTTGATTAAGGgtgaaatgattaaggcattgaAAGTTATCAGGGTTTTGTCATAAATCTGAATTGCAATAAGCATCTTCAATAGATGTATCACTCGATTGGATGCATTTGTCTAGAAGAAGAGGTGTCCAGATACGACAGCAGCAGAATGTCACTTTCTCATCAACTATCTGTCTTATCATTTCAAGTGCATGTCTCATTTTTTATGATTACATTTATTATTGCATCACTGATTTaaggatttttgttttttttggtCCTGATACATGGTCAATTGATGAAGAATGAGTTCAATTGGAAGGTTAAAATCTATTCTTAGAAATACCTCCAAAAcaaacctgctttcttcctctcACTCCAAGATGTGGAGTTGCCAGGGTAACAAAATTGATTGGGTCCAATCCAGCAATTGTACCTCTTCTTGCAGAGCAAGGAAGTGTAGAATCAGCAAGATCATTGGATTGACCAGTATATAAGGCATTCTCTGAATAAAGAACAGCAATAGCATATCTTGCAAACAAGCCACCAAGAGAATGTGCTAAAAAGGAAATTCGTTTCAAACTACCCATCTTCTTTACAATTTGCACAACATGTTTATAAAATTCAGAAAAAAGAAGAATGAAGAGAGATATAACTGAATATGTCACAACCCATTCCCAGAAAATCCAAGAAATAGTCAAACTCTCATTTGTTAAAACTAATGATTTCAAAGATCTCAAGATGCAAGACCCACTTCATCTGCCAGTCACCTTCCCACTCCATCAATCCCAGAAAAGGTTTTAGCATAGGTGTTACATGCACTTGCtgcaaaattaaataaaaaaataataaattatttgtataaagcccttttgtctaattaattagaGATGTACATACCATAAATTAGGAAGTTTTTTCCAAGACGCTTTTCCAACTCTGCTTCTACATATGCCCAGTCACTTGGGCTGCATTATGCAGAATACTGGTCATTCAACATTTTGAAGGGGAAAAATTTGCAAAAACCAATGTTACTGTTGGTTGACATCTTTTCTCAAAACGCCAAACTCAAGGGTGTGGGCAATGGGAGTTATTGATACAACTGTCACATAGGCTTTGGTTTGGACTCTGCTTGATCCTGAATTACATTTAATATACCTAGCCAAGATGCCATGAACAAGAACAAGAAGATGGTCGGGTTCATTATTCCCATTCACAATTCTCTTGGGTGATGAAAATTTTCCTTGAGTTGTAGTATTCATAGCTTCAGCTCTAAGGCCTTGGTTTTTCCAATAACTATTTACACCTTCAACAGATCTTATAATCCCAAACGCACTATTGAGATTTATGCATGCATATTTCATGTAcgtaaatttcaaaaaaataaaataaaataaaaaggagaGCATATTAACCTGCCAAAAACTATCAACCACCATACAACAAAAGCATACATAAAGAGATAAGATGATGCAGGCTCATGAAATAAATCCTTCTTATGCAAGAAAGAGAAGTTGACAAAACTACAGAACCATAACAGATATACTTTACAGCAGATTAAGATGTGGATGCATAGAAAGTCCTAGCTAACTAATTTGAATATCAAGATGGTATGCTTGCATGTCACGAAAACTGAGTCTGCCTGCTGCTTAGATGATGCCTATGtgatcctttaattttcttgaccttctaggttttggagagatcaattaaccaaaatttatatgttttcttttctttttttaaactTTTGATATTTGTCATAGGTTTCAGATATTGCAGCACAGATGAGTCAGAAAGAATATGAATGTACAAAACTACTAAATGTATTATGGGTTTAACTTGGTACCATCTAGAGTCTTTTCACCACTTCAGCTTTTCTTAAGCCTATAGTTAATCTCATGTTGATCCATTTCAAGGACAGGATCAGTTTGGTTCTTAGTACAGGTAAAAATTTACAAATCCATCAGGGACTCCCTTGACaaataaaattgtaaaacttCTACATAAAGATTTTCCTGAAAAGGTCTAATATAATAACACCTTCTTTTGATTATGTATTTAAGATCACTAGCATTTAGTTCATAGAACTTTCAAAAGACCCATGTGTTGGGTTTCAGTCAGGTCGAAATCTGATGAAATTTCCAATGATCTAACTCAATTAGTCACTGGGCATGTATGGCAGCGCATGATCCCAGagtttgaaaattaaatatcTAACTATTGGATTGCCTCATGTCAAGTGTCCCTGCTACGGATGTATTTCAGAATTAGATATGGAGATTTTAGCTcttattttataaacttttgcAGCTAAAACTAATTCAGTTCAAATAGTAGGAGCCTGAACAATGACATTAGAATCTACAAGGAGGTTGCAACAAGAGACAGGGGAAAGAGGAAACACACACAATAGAAAATAAATTGAAAGCCTTTCCAGTTCCCTTAGCACATAAATTTCCACAGTTTAAAACTGTAAGCTGCTTAGAAATTAGCAATCAAAACAAACCACATTTATCTTCTTACTTCGATTGAATCTCCCATAATCAAAAAATGACCTTCGTTAATGAAATTAGCATTCTCAAAAATATCCCAAAAGCGCTATAAAATTAGAAGTACATGTAGATGTAATCTCAGAGCTACacataagaattttaaaaaagaaaattgaaacttTAGAAAGAAAACGGCTCCTATTCACAAAATTCTCTCTAAAAGATAAACAAATAAGCAAGcaacaaacaattttttaaagctCTCATCAATGAGCAACCAACATACAATGCCAAAAACAAATGTTAAATCCCAAaaagaaggaaagaaataaattacCAGAAGAGAAGTTAGTTCCCTGAGATGAACAACACGAACAGGAAGAAGAGGATGGTGAATATGAGGTGGAACCGACAGGTCCTCCATAAGCTCCATACCTTAAGTTACTAAATCTTGTTAAATACCCACATGGAGCTTGTATTAAAGAAGCCGTTGGCATCTATCGATATCCAGCGAGTGAAAGGGAGAGAGAAGGAAACGAAATCCCTTAAAGTCCTGGTTTTCGATGCTAAGTCAGCTTCATATACCCATAACATTTCTTTGTAAAGACATATTAAACAATACCCAGAAGTAGCccattccttaaaatcttcgtaCCAATGCTCATCATCAACAAGCCACTGACTGCCCTATTTTTAAGCCAACAAAAAATGAAGCTTTGAATTGTCAAAGATGTTTATATAATGATAATGATAAAATTCTCAGAATGGGTTGTGAAGGACAAGTGTCGATGAGGGTAAAGACTGAGGATTACAGAGAGGATGAATACGTAGAAAAATCTAAAAGAGAGGGAAGCTAAGAGACAATGGCTTTAATAGACCATTAGCATTTATTGTGGATTAGTTTGACAAATGGTGGAGAAGTCAATTTTTTGACGAATCAACATTGTACCTTGGCGGAGGAAAACTTTCCTCGTATGTTTGTTGAGAAAACATTATACATGATGAGACAAGAAATGCAGCTTGTACCTAAGGAGATGAGATCTTGGTGATAAAATACAtaatcaaaaaaatttaaattctatcTAATAAATTActatttcctaattataatagaaaatttatcatttcttaagatttttaatttcaaaaataagaaTTTTTCTAAACCataaatacatattattaaattttttatgattaatACTACGATTGTTTTGACCGATAACTTTATTATCATCACTATTATTATTTGAGCATCATAATTGTAATCATCATTTGACCATCATCATCGTTAAGCTATTGTGGTCACTCAATCACCAACATGCAACTACGACCATTCGAATGCTATCTTTAAGTCAATCAATGACAATTTTATACAATTATcatcatttaaatttcatttattttatatatgaattctatcatatatatatatatatatatatatatatatatatatatatatatatatatatatatatatatatatacaccgtTTTctatttaattaccaaattttctTACTGAGGATGTAAATCTTGCCATTTTTCCTGGAATATCATATTGCTTTTCTTGCTGGGAACCTATTATATATGGCTTTAGCAACCGCATGGAGGGTGTGGTCAAATAGGAAAAGAGTCATAATTCTCCTGCATTGTACAATCTCacgaatccaataattaattataGGGGAGATTGCTGGACAAATTACTTGAGTATAACCTCATTAGAAATGAGATTACAACGTATACATTCAATATCAATTTATTAAATTGCAATTTCCATGCAGTTTTACTAAAGAAACTTCTCCTCGTTTTTCCTTTTGATGTTTGTATAGAAAATTTGCTGTACTTTTAAGTTGACAAATTAACATTACTGCATGTATTGTAAGACTTTGTtctaaaatttatgaatttatggGAATTGATGAAGACATGCAATGATGCTACATGATTGAATCATTGAGTTTGTCAACAAAATTGGGATACATCAGATTCAATTCCTATTACAGAATAGGCCGAAAGAAAGATCAAGAGAACTTGTAAGtggcaaattaaaatttaatatgtacCACGTACCAGCACGTCCCATAAACAGTTCAATCGGTATagactttttctttattttatgctaaaaaattaattagaaaaataaacGTATTAATTAAGTGATATgtctttaattatttaatttttttttttactccttaAAATGTGAAAACTTAAAGAAAACCAATTCTGGAGGTTAACACAATGCTTGTCACTTCGGTTTCTCCATATATATTTTTGTCTTCTTGATATGATTAATTGGTATAAATACAGCATTAACTCaagttaaatgaaacaaattagcCTCAAAATCATTTGATAACAAAGAAACTAGGAACCCATCAAGCATGGCAGAGAAGGAAGGAGGAATTGTAAAGAAGGGTCATGATGAGGGGCTAAAAATGGCAATTTCTCTTCTTGAAGAGTTTGGACTTCCTCTGGGACTTCTCCCTCTTGAAGACGTGATCGAAGTTGGTTTCGTTAGGAATAGTGGATACATGTGGATCCGGCAAAAGAAGAAGGTAAAGCACAACTTCAAGATGATCAGCAAGCTTGTGAGCTACGACCCTGAAATAACTGGTTTTGTCAGCAAGAATCTGATCAAGAAACTCAAGGGAGTCAAGGCTAAGGAGCTCATGCTCTGGCCTCCAGTTAGTGAGATTATTGTTGATAACCCACCCACTGGcaaaattcacttcaagagtctTGCTGGCATCACCAAAACTTTCCCAGTTGAGGCATTTGCTGCTGGCCAGTGATACACAACAAGTGAACATTTGTTTAAGGTCCACCGAGCACCTGTGACAGTtctacatgcttttcatgttaaaTATAGCTGTCCTTTTGCTGCCTCTCATCAGGGATTTGTGAGCAAATCATACCAGTGTTTAAGAAAGATAATAAAGTTCTAAATGATGTTTTTGTTGCATATTGTGTGGCATTCTCATTTCAATTGCACTAGCTAATGTGAACAAGAACATTATTCTTACCTGCACAACTTACATTTTTTCTCTTTCCACCATGCAAAAGCCTTGTCTTAGGTTAATCCTGTTTGTGATATTTCAATAACAAATGttgaactaaaaattaaaaaaagaaaaaaagaaaaagctaatGAATGTCAATGACATTGCCAAAAGCTCTCTTTTAAACAAAGTCTTGTCCCCAAGCCAAGCAAATCCATTTGCTgtttccaaaatgaaatacaaatGGATTTGAATGATTATCAAAGATGAAAATTTGTTAGTGAGATAATAGTTTTAATTCTTTAGTTAATTTGCTTAATATGCCTTTTGTAGTGAAATAGGAAGAGTAGTGAATAATATAAAAGCGTAAGCAGGAATATTAACTGGTGCACAAATTCCACAGAATAGGTGATTCAGAGAAAGCTAATGATGAGAGTCAAGCAAAGTAAGTTAGAACTTAAATATATGAACAAGGTGCCAGTTAGCCAAATAAACAGGGCCACATATcaaatagaaataaaacatgATAGCATACATGTCTTTATTTTGTAGCTAAACTTGAATAAAGAACAAGGTATCAGAGAAAGGGGTAGAGAGAAGAGATGGATAAAAATGACCGAAAATgaatgaaaaagttgaaaaaaatgaaagtgatgtCGATATTTTCGCCTTGTCAACATACAGGCcgataatttattcaatcaatgATCTATTGGttactaaaaaaatttaaaattataaggatCAAATAGATTATAATAAAAGTTGAGGGTGCCAAAAAACTTCCCAAATAAAATTTAGGTGTTAATTTATATATTCTGCCCACCAGTTCCAATATATTTTGTGCCTCTATTGGAAATCTAAGCATGGTAAACTTTAGGTCACCTATGTGCGATATCTACCTTCAACAATTGCTAGGACTTCCACTCATTCTGTTGTAACAAAAATAGATATGACTCATATAAGGCATTCATCTAATCTGCTTTTGTGTAGCTGGAATGCAGGATTAACCCATGTACCACAATTGCATTGCATGCCTGCCCAGTTGAAGGAACCCAAGCGTGCTTTGCATCCCATGCACTGAAGTTTCTCTCCCACAAAACCTTCTTGTACTGTCAATGCAAAACCAATTAAGTTAGCATTTTATAAATAACAAATACAGTCAGCAAGGTAGAGTATAATAATTACAGTTCACATTCACCTGTTTGCATCCATTTCATGGGCTCTACAAAAATGGAGGAGCATTCAGCTGGTTCCCTTTCAAAGGGGTCACCGCTTCTCTTTTTCCATTTAAAGCATTGTTCTCCTTTTCCTCGTTCATGGGAAACTATGTTCTCTGCTGATGCAACAAGCCTCTGACATTTTTTACAGCGATAAATAACTTGAGGCTTTGGGAGAGAATCCAAATTAGAGTTATTAGCTGCAGTCTCAGGTTCTGAGGCACGATCCAAAACTGAGTTATTCATTGTTGCCATTATTGGTAGTTATTAATCAGATGCACTGCCAATAAAGAACAAAAAAGGGAGATAAATAAAACTATTTGCGAGTATTTTTCAATCACCAGGAACAAAACTATTAATTAGAACACCAAAGTGAAAATAGGAAACTAAAACAATTTACGGGAAAAAAAATATGTAGTCCCAGCCTCTAAACTTGGCACTCATCTCAAAAATAAAGCAATCAGCAATTATTAGGAACTCAACAACCCTCTACCGCtcaccacacacacacacacacacacacacacacacattattTGCCTCCCCATCCTATGCACACACAAATAATCCCATCCATTAATTATTTGAAACATAACTTCCAACAAAAATAATTCCAATGCCCGCTCATGCTGAAAATCAATCTCCTGTAAGAGCAAACTACTTTCTGCATTTCAGGAAGCACAACAATACTCAAAATTAAGGATCCAAGGCACATCACATTAGGTACAATAAAAAATTCTTCAAGGAATTTGAAGTTAATAGACTGGAGTTTTTCCAGAAATTCTGTCCAGTATTTGATAGCAATTTCCACAAATAACACATCAGAAAGATGGAGAGTGAGAGAAGCTTTTATATTCATAGGTTAAAAACCAAAAAATTTGCGGGGCCACCTATTTTAATCCTTGTCACATACTATACCATATTTTCATTCtccatttataaattatattggtaagaaatgtgagaaaagcTTATAGACCATCTTTCTTTTCTTAAATTGTCAAAGGGTAAAAGCAACTAGTACAAGATAATGCAACTGAGTACCAGTTGTAAGAGAATCAAAGCATAAGCAAGCCATGcaggtgtatatatatatatatatatatatatatatatatatatatatatatata
The sequence above is a segment of the Hevea brasiliensis isolate MT/VB/25A 57/8 chromosome 11, ASM3005281v1, whole genome shotgun sequence genome. Coding sequences within it:
- the LOC110644384 gene encoding uncharacterized protein LOC110644384; the encoded protein is MAEKEGGIVKKGHDEGLKMAISLLEEFGLPLGLLPLEDVIEVGFVRNSGYMWIRQKKKVKHNFKMISKLVSYDPEITGFVSKNLIKKLKGVKAKELMLWPPVSEIIVDNPPTGKIHFKSLAGITKTFPVEAFAAGQ
- the LOC110644383 gene encoding probable inactive dual specificity protein phosphatase-like At4g18593 gives rise to the protein MATMNNSVLDRASEPETAANNSNLDSLPKPQVIYRCKKCQRLVASAENIVSHERGKGEQCFKWKKRSGDPFEREPAECSSIFVEPMKWMQTVQEGFVGEKLQCMGCKARLGSFNWAGMQCNCGTWVNPAFQLHKSRLDECLI